AATTCCAGCCGTAATTTCACTTCGTTATGTAGAACTCGAAAGTGAAATAAGAAGGGCTGTTTCAGTAATCAAAGTAGGCGGCTCATATCATGACCGTAGTATCCATGAATACATTATCTCAAATAAGGGAATGGAAGTTTTAGAAAAATTCGAAGGTAGAGAAGGTTTGATGAGCGGTTCACCGAAAAAAATTGATATACAGCTTCAAGAAATCTTAGGGAATATGGCTCTTTATGAAAGAGCTGTTAAAAAAAATCGTGGTATCGACGACCATTAATAAAAAATTTTTTTTCATTCAATATCACCAATTATTTCTTGCATTGTAAATTAGCAAATGTTTAAAATATTTGTTGAATGTAATTAAGTTATAAAATTAATTATAAATATTTTTATTTTCGCTAAATAAAGTTTGTGGAGTTCGTTCAAAATGGTTGATTCATTTGATGACTTCCTTCAAAAAATTGCTAATTCCACTGCAAAAATAGAGATAATAAATTACTTCCAAAACAATCCTTCAGCCATTGATTCACCGCAAGGCTTGAGTCGATGGATCAATATTGACCCTCTTGAAATTGAAAATGAATTGGAAGACTTAGTGGAAAGCGGTATTCTTCTAAAAGAAAATGCCGGCACTCATTCACTCTACCGTTATTCTCCGCGCAAAGAATTCTCTACTTTCATATCTAATCTCTTCAACGCGCGCTCATATTATGAAAAGAAGATAGCCGAACTTGAAAAGGAAAAAAACTCTATCTCAGACAGGTTTACAAAAGAGATAATCAGAGAGAAAGGGAAAACCAAAACTATAATAGAAAGTATGAATGAAGGAATACTTGTCCTAAATAATGAAGCTAAAATTTTGACTGTAAATTCATTGGCGAGGGATATTCTAT
This genomic interval from Candidatus Schekmanbacteria bacterium contains the following:
- a CDS encoding PAS domain-containing protein; translated protein: MVDSFDDFLQKIANSTAKIEIINYFQNNPSAIDSPQGLSRWINIDPLEIENELEDLVESGILLKENAGTHSLYRYSPRKEFSTFISNLFNARSYYEKKIAELEKEKNSISDRFTKEIIREKGKTKTIIESMNEGILVLNNEAKILTVNSLARDILSIKESDPTGKDFFSIISSDKRKDLMKLISENENGTFEIKLEENKKESFYKVNISELRDDSD